A portion of the Leptospira dzoumogneensis genome contains these proteins:
- a CDS encoding FecR family protein codes for MKLRVWMILSLVLSIGSLVLVSQENKEKDARVSFLIGKVQLQKGGKGSWNILKQGDLVSEGDIVSTGNASKTTLLYKGSEFKILPNTKLKISSLYNESKDGKLEVQSGFAWFQLVNLKGKKFEVSTPTTTAGVRGTAFSAFHDHKSKDSSFCTCEGKVLMNGTGDPKDGTMQEKGNGGYYPGSGEEPKRSSYEGIIVKFKSLPPFKDLMKKNISLKNCLSCHTPQGWTPEDSVPSDETYGGGKM; via the coding sequence ATGAAACTAAGAGTTTGGATGATCTTAAGCCTAGTTCTTTCCATCGGTTCCTTGGTTTTAGTAAGCCAAGAGAATAAGGAAAAGGACGCAAGAGTTTCCTTCCTGATCGGAAAAGTACAGCTACAAAAAGGCGGAAAGGGAAGTTGGAACATTTTAAAACAAGGGGATCTGGTTTCAGAAGGAGATATTGTTTCCACAGGGAACGCCTCTAAAACAACACTACTCTATAAGGGTTCCGAGTTTAAAATCCTTCCGAATACAAAACTGAAAATTTCCAGTCTGTACAATGAATCCAAAGACGGTAAACTGGAAGTACAAAGCGGATTTGCCTGGTTCCAACTTGTGAATCTAAAAGGCAAAAAATTCGAGGTAAGCACCCCCACTACCACTGCCGGCGTAAGAGGAACTGCCTTCTCCGCATTCCATGACCATAAATCCAAAGATTCTTCCTTCTGTACTTGTGAAGGTAAAGTTCTGATGAATGGAACAGGTGATCCGAAAGACGGAACCATGCAGGAAAAAGGAAATGGCGGCTATTACCCAGGAAGCGGAGAAGAGCCCAAAAGAAGTTCTTATGAAGGGATTATCGTAAAATTCAAATCTCTTCCTCCTTTCAAGGACCTGATGAAAAAGAATATTTCCCTAAAAAACTGTTTATCCTGCCATACACCTCAAGGTTGGACTCCCGAGGATTCCGTTCCGAGTGATGAGACTTACGGCGGGGGAAAAATGTAA
- a CDS encoding TetR/AcrR family transcriptional regulator, with amino-acid sequence MAKDTRDLILRTSLKLFSEQGYHGSTMRQIAQRAGLSLGLAYRYFESKESILEGIIESHDTILKKYLPEKLNSTENRAELIQFLGGQIIKLVKENEEYLRLYWSLMLQPKIHRLKKRNIHLVNLIFYENSKKIILALKPNYTEFEVKNLTSAIIGYMINHLTNKREFTLEDFRAYIVYALENT; translated from the coding sequence ATGGCCAAAGATACAAGAGACTTAATCCTTAGAACTTCCCTCAAATTATTTTCAGAACAAGGGTATCACGGCTCTACCATGAGGCAAATCGCCCAGAGAGCCGGTCTGTCTTTGGGTCTTGCCTATCGTTATTTCGAATCCAAGGAATCCATTTTAGAAGGGATCATAGAATCCCATGATACGATCCTAAAAAAATATCTGCCTGAAAAATTGAATTCTACTGAGAATAGAGCGGAGTTGATCCAATTTTTAGGCGGACAAATCATTAAACTTGTTAAGGAAAATGAAGAATATCTTCGTTTGTATTGGAGCCTTATGCTCCAACCCAAGATACATAGATTAAAAAAACGGAATATTCATCTAGTGAATCTGATCTTTTATGAAAATTCCAAAAAGATCATCCTCGCCTTAAAACCGAATTATACCGAATTCGAAGTGAAAAATCTTACATCTGCTATCATCGGTTATATGATCAATCATTTGACCAATAAGAGAGAATTCACTCTGGAAGATTTCCGAGCGTATATAGTTTACGCATTAGAGAATACCTAA
- a CDS encoding aldolase/citrate lyase family protein, with product MKEQIDRKIIELRRHLISLKQSYPIVGLKGGTETEDMDSDEIRALHIVAKDLVPVTVKIGGPEARTDIRMLAKEEIEGISAPMIESSYALKNFISTLKSMLSPVTFSKVTKAINLETITGYKNLLEIADSSAFEDLDQVTAARSDLSSSMGMIPDDKEVMKVTRTIIAISKDRGKKTSVGGTITKQNFRKIAEEIRPDKINSRHVCVDAMKSLEKFPEEVAEIMLQFEIELYDLFSLLKPEKAYGYKNRMETNRERIGSRKVLYSIR from the coding sequence GTGAAAGAGCAGATAGACCGCAAAATTATCGAACTTCGCCGCCACCTGATTTCTTTGAAACAGAGTTATCCTATCGTAGGATTGAAAGGAGGCACGGAAACGGAAGATATGGATTCTGACGAGATCCGAGCGCTTCATATCGTGGCCAAAGATTTGGTTCCGGTCACTGTGAAGATCGGTGGGCCGGAAGCTAGAACAGATATCCGTATGCTTGCTAAAGAAGAGATCGAAGGTATTTCCGCGCCTATGATCGAATCTTCTTACGCTCTCAAAAATTTTATTTCTACTCTTAAAAGTATGCTTAGCCCTGTGACTTTTTCCAAGGTGACTAAGGCGATCAACCTGGAGACTATCACAGGTTATAAAAATCTTTTAGAGATCGCCGACTCGAGTGCTTTCGAAGACTTGGATCAAGTGACTGCTGCAAGATCGGATCTTTCCTCTTCTATGGGAATGATCCCTGATGATAAAGAAGTGATGAAAGTCACTCGCACTATCATTGCTATCTCCAAAGACAGAGGTAAAAAAACTTCCGTTGGCGGAACGATCACTAAACAAAATTTCAGAAAGATCGCGGAAGAGATACGTCCTGATAAGATCAACTCCAGACATGTTTGTGTGGACGCTATGAAATCTTTGGAAAAATTTCCGGAAGAAGTAGCGGAAATTATGCTGCAATTCGAAATAGAATTGTATGATCTATTCTCTCTTTTAAAACCTGAGAAGGCCTACGGTTATAAGAATAGAATGGAAACCAATCGGGAAAGGATCGGCTCCAGAAAGGTTCTCTATTCCATTCGGTAA
- a CDS encoding Ig-like domain-containing protein: protein MLDSFLSSIGIPIDDGGSIPGTSNNINYTETDTPATLPVDFGTTGPQVLLNLASLTQVDRYKSLEIVFSEPMLSSTVKADFVFTEDNGTLLPGPATEKGGTFYWKSGGRLVFDPYRELKANTTYKLTLTSASKGLEGGSLQPYTVSFTTEPDYYITMSLNGTGVGPANSQKDLTYLDATPGTISMNLNASFTNPNNPNQIQSIKLKHMGSTAEHVICAASPCDMTVPLASSLNLNAFSGAKAGLKPYQGGNAYEFQISTADGKTFRRSFGFNYGKVNSSPYALISNASAAVFDEAQTLKLFSNILQRFAHADFKITNKTFNDFSGSPKTTDVTPLRDPDGNGNFSDRRCIDFWSITANDFPISVNYVKTYGDMAGQFGNGYCGIAGNTGAFNITASFLGNLPMWLDVYINNVVVPPLAPDNTTNITDSIYVQADGVMGVDLNGKRSVIDITTIGYSHDCTGLACLLGNDDTYGFSTTATLNPNSPYTSRLARAKANASFDSSGKIAVAIKTPYTPTDGINGNFYVSEWTNNLNVAGVNLLAATDTLGSWLSPITESVANNAVPQATPYITQSMLRDIVERVSVEAMNAVLVSLNNPGLDVTLPDYLPAPLNNFPLSLRLMAQNDAVVKSDGTNKGILTSASVSLVAKTPLANTDPNYHGHQLAAGFVSTRPIPTGTAMAKTYPFSRSNANPGLLLTLNADTVTQAAYSLWQNGALNLRINKQFINQIKQYAGSDPLFELTQELVKVGTLLNILSPGRPLVGLKPGDPTKFVPSVSSQDDVDIDVYAIHAPNGEFKFGGTNSLPTLVVNFTDLELRIYGRRLPGTDVGNGSVVPCSAAAADSAANSCRYLLNTVRVSIKGDGSFNFIPFVNPDPAGKPQYNNLNALSLVIRKDEASMSYTMDILEGPTFNPFGLDPKGIFQVVDPLIRSLIVPLVNNVLRQVPLPSSLTLDAITNVSSGNKCNLQSTTDKLRLVTIPIPNSEAYPYLFGGLQFQGAFASNPGNAITCP from the coding sequence ATGCTCGATTCCTTTCTTAGTTCCATAGGGATCCCTATCGATGATGGAGGTTCTATTCCGGGAACTTCTAATAATATTAATTATACTGAAACCGATACTCCTGCCACTTTACCGGTTGATTTCGGGACCACCGGACCTCAGGTCCTTCTGAATTTAGCCAGTCTCACTCAGGTAGATCGTTATAAAAGTTTAGAGATCGTCTTCTCTGAACCGATGCTTTCAAGCACTGTAAAAGCGGACTTTGTTTTTACGGAAGATAACGGCACGCTTCTTCCCGGACCTGCTACGGAAAAGGGAGGGACATTCTATTGGAAGTCCGGAGGAAGATTGGTATTCGATCCGTATCGTGAATTAAAAGCAAATACCACTTACAAGCTTACCTTAACCTCTGCTTCCAAAGGATTGGAAGGGGGAAGTCTTCAACCTTATACTGTCAGCTTTACTACCGAACCGGATTATTATATTACGATGTCTTTAAATGGTACTGGAGTGGGTCCTGCGAATTCCCAAAAGGACCTGACTTACTTGGATGCGACTCCCGGTACGATTTCAATGAATCTGAACGCAAGTTTTACCAATCCTAATAATCCGAACCAGATCCAAAGTATCAAATTAAAACATATGGGTTCCACTGCGGAACATGTGATTTGCGCGGCTTCTCCCTGCGATATGACTGTACCTTTAGCTTCTTCTTTGAATTTGAACGCTTTTTCCGGAGCAAAGGCGGGATTAAAACCTTACCAAGGTGGAAACGCATACGAATTCCAGATCTCCACTGCCGACGGAAAAACATTCCGCAGATCCTTCGGATTCAATTATGGAAAAGTAAATTCTAGTCCATACGCTTTGATCTCTAATGCTTCTGCTGCGGTTTTTGACGAAGCTCAGACTTTAAAATTATTTTCTAATATTCTACAAAGATTTGCTCATGCGGATTTTAAGATCACGAATAAAACATTTAACGATTTTTCCGGATCTCCTAAAACCACGGATGTTACTCCTCTTAGGGACCCCGATGGTAACGGAAACTTTTCCGATAGAAGATGTATAGATTTCTGGTCTATTACCGCGAATGATTTTCCGATCTCAGTGAACTATGTAAAAACCTATGGGGATATGGCGGGTCAATTCGGGAACGGATATTGTGGGATCGCTGGAAATACCGGCGCATTCAATATTACTGCAAGCTTTTTAGGAAATCTTCCTATGTGGCTGGACGTATATATCAATAACGTAGTAGTCCCTCCTTTGGCTCCGGATAATACAACGAATATTACGGACTCAATTTACGTCCAGGCGGACGGAGTAATGGGAGTAGATCTGAACGGTAAAAGATCCGTGATAGATATCACTACGATCGGATATTCTCATGATTGTACAGGTCTTGCTTGTTTATTAGGAAATGATGATACATACGGATTTTCTACTACGGCTACTTTGAATCCGAACTCACCTTATACTTCTCGTTTAGCGAGAGCAAAGGCGAACGCAAGTTTTGATTCGAGCGGAAAAATCGCGGTCGCGATCAAAACTCCTTATACACCTACGGATGGGATCAACGGGAACTTTTATGTTTCAGAATGGACCAATAACCTAAATGTAGCGGGTGTAAATCTACTTGCTGCTACGGATACATTGGGTTCTTGGCTTTCTCCAATTACGGAGAGTGTGGCGAATAACGCAGTTCCACAGGCAACTCCTTATATCACTCAGTCAATGCTTAGAGATATTGTGGAGAGGGTATCCGTGGAGGCAATGAACGCTGTATTAGTTTCTTTGAATAATCCAGGTTTGGATGTGACTCTACCGGATTATTTACCCGCACCTTTGAATAATTTTCCATTGTCTTTAAGATTGATGGCTCAAAACGATGCGGTAGTAAAATCCGACGGCACGAATAAAGGAATACTAACTTCTGCTAGCGTATCTTTGGTTGCCAAAACTCCTCTTGCAAATACGGATCCGAATTATCATGGACATCAATTAGCTGCCGGTTTTGTGAGCACTCGTCCTATACCGACCGGAACCGCTATGGCAAAGACATATCCATTCTCCAGAAGTAATGCGAATCCTGGATTACTTCTTACATTGAATGCGGATACTGTGACCCAAGCTGCTTATAGTCTCTGGCAGAATGGTGCCTTAAATTTAAGGATCAATAAACAATTTATTAATCAGATCAAGCAGTATGCGGGTTCCGATCCACTCTTTGAATTGACCCAAGAGTTGGTTAAGGTAGGAACCTTACTGAATATCCTATCTCCGGGCAGGCCTTTAGTGGGTTTAAAACCGGGAGATCCGACTAAATTTGTTCCGAGTGTAAGTTCACAGGATGATGTGGACATTGACGTTTATGCTATTCATGCACCGAATGGTGAGTTCAAATTCGGAGGAACAAATTCTCTTCCCACTTTGGTAGTGAACTTTACGGATTTGGAATTAAGAATATATGGTAGAAGACTTCCAGGAACCGATGTAGGCAATGGAAGTGTTGTGCCTTGCAGCGCTGCGGCCGCAGATAGCGCTGCAAACAGTTGTCGTTATCTTCTGAATACAGTTCGTGTAAGTATAAAAGGGGATGGGTCCTTCAATTTTATTCCTTTCGTGAATCCGGATCCTGCAGGAAAACCTCAATATAATAATTTGAACGCACTGAGTCTTGTGATCCGAAAAGACGAAGCAAGCATGTCCTATACGATGGATATTCTGGAAGGGCCTACATTTAATCCTTTCGGTCTGGACCCTAAGGGGATCTTCCAAGTGGTAGATCCTTTGATCCGTTCATTGATCGTTCCTTTGGTGAATAACGTGTTAAGACAGGTGCCTCTGCCTAGTTCCTTAACCTTGGATGCGATCACGAATGTCAGCTCCGGGAATAAATGTAATCTGCAATCTACTACGGATAAGCTGAGATTGGTTACTATTCCGATTCCGAATTCGGAAGCGTATCCTTATTTATTCGGAGGACTTCAGTTCCAGGGAGCATTTGCTTCTAATCCTGGAAACGCGATCACCTGCCCTTAG
- a CDS encoding LytR/AlgR family response regulator transcription factor encodes MNSVLYKVLVIEDEVPARDLLRKFLESWPQFEVGGIARTGSQAIDLLKKEKFDLVFLDINLPEKTGLQVLEEIGDNLPVLVFTTAYREHTLKAFEVGACDYLLKPYTKERFSACMERALHHLQLKSISSSRANGEPDPVFVFRDGGLIHRVLYADLYYLTANGKRSVLHTKDGDYETAKLLGDLEKELPKTDFLRIHRKHMVNRNLVSAAKSQAGGAYTIYLKDEDETNLPVGREFVEGVKGLFGK; translated from the coding sequence ATGAATAGCGTGCTATATAAGGTTTTAGTGATAGAAGACGAGGTCCCTGCCAGGGACCTTCTCCGCAAATTTTTAGAAAGCTGGCCCCAGTTCGAAGTAGGCGGGATCGCAAGAACAGGCTCCCAGGCAATCGATCTTCTCAAAAAAGAAAAATTCGATCTGGTATTTCTGGACATTAATCTTCCGGAAAAAACAGGATTACAGGTTTTGGAGGAAATTGGGGACAATCTTCCGGTACTGGTATTCACTACCGCATACAGAGAGCATACACTCAAGGCATTCGAAGTGGGAGCCTGCGACTATCTTCTGAAACCTTACACAAAGGAAAGATTTTCCGCATGTATGGAAAGAGCTCTTCATCATCTGCAGCTAAAATCAATTTCCAGTTCGAGAGCAAACGGTGAGCCGGATCCAGTATTCGTTTTTCGTGATGGAGGTTTGATCCATCGAGTCTTATATGCGGATCTATATTATCTTACCGCAAATGGAAAACGTTCCGTCCTTCATACCAAGGATGGAGATTATGAAACCGCTAAGCTTCTCGGCGACTTGGAGAAAGAATTACCAAAGACGGATTTTTTACGCATCCACAGAAAACATATGGTGAACCGAAATCTTGTATCCGCGGCAAAATCCCAAGCGGGCGGTGCATATACAATTTATCTGAAAGACGAGGATGAGACCAATCTTCCTGTCGGAAGAGAATTTGTGGAAGGAGTCAAGGGGCTTTTTGGGAAGTGA
- the corA gene encoding magnesium/cobalt transporter CorA — MIRFLSFPTPKEKNPSSKAIARKTDTAFQKNFSLAKTLNKEKVWIDIENPTSEDLIFLSKNCGFHDLAIEDCVNRNQRPKFEDYEDHAFIVLHSFRSEGEQSFSATETHVFFNRKFIVSVHEHKEPLIDSLWHRTLTELNFASKGTDHVLYLLFDLLVDSNFPILDQISEQITDLENQILISEIEPDFITNILYVKRNLVRMRRVLSPQREVLNLIMRHEDKFLSQKVRFYFRDVYDHLSRLVETIDMDRDLIGNSMDAYFSILSQRTNDIIKRLTLVSMIFMPLTFLTGFFGMNFADLPYGNKLILSVSLATMLAIPGSMILYFKYKNWFKD, encoded by the coding sequence ATGATACGTTTTCTTTCCTTCCCTACTCCCAAAGAAAAAAATCCTTCTTCTAAGGCGATTGCGCGTAAAACGGATACTGCATTCCAGAAAAATTTTTCCCTGGCAAAAACCCTGAACAAAGAGAAGGTCTGGATCGATATTGAAAATCCTACCTCGGAAGATCTTATCTTTTTATCTAAAAACTGCGGTTTCCACGATCTTGCGATAGAAGATTGTGTGAATAGGAACCAAAGGCCTAAGTTCGAAGATTATGAGGATCATGCTTTTATAGTTCTTCATAGTTTCAGATCGGAAGGAGAGCAGTCTTTTTCCGCTACGGAAACCCATGTATTTTTCAATCGTAAGTTTATTGTTTCCGTTCATGAACATAAGGAACCTTTGATCGATTCTCTTTGGCATAGAACTCTGACTGAGCTGAATTTTGCCTCTAAGGGAACGGATCATGTTCTTTATCTTTTATTCGATCTTTTGGTGGATTCTAATTTTCCGATCTTAGACCAGATCTCAGAACAGATCACAGATCTGGAAAACCAGATCCTGATCAGCGAGATAGAGCCCGACTTCATTACGAATATTCTATATGTGAAAAGGAATCTTGTGCGGATGAGAAGGGTCCTTTCTCCTCAGAGGGAAGTTCTGAATCTGATCATGAGGCATGAAGATAAATTTCTCTCACAAAAAGTTAGGTTCTACTTCAGGGATGTTTACGATCATTTGAGCAGGCTCGTAGAGACCATCGATATGGACAGGGATCTGATCGGGAACTCAATGGATGCTTATTTTTCCATTCTTTCCCAGAGAACGAACGATATTATCAAACGACTGACACTGGTTTCCATGATATTTATGCCTCTCACCTTTTTGACAGGGTTTTTCGGGATGAATTTTGCGGACCTACCGTATGGGAACAAGCTTATCCTAAGTGTCTCCCTTGCCACTATGCTCGCCATTCCTGGAAGTATGATTTTATATTTTAAATATAAAAATTGGTTCAAAGATTAG
- a CDS encoding SDR family oxidoreductase, whose translation MDKKIAIVTGASRGIGEEVSKQLSKSGIHILCASRKKEDSEKTASSIQKSGGSAETFALDVSDPDSIQSFLKDVLAKYPKIDILVNNAGVYLDSGSIENTTLEMLQGTLDTNLIGPFLLSQKILGVMKKNGYGRIVNVSSGMGQLYDMSSGYSAYRISKTALNALTRILHSESSEKDIKVNSVCPGWVRTDMGGKSATRSVEHGAETIVWAALLDKSGPSGIFLRDKKEIPW comes from the coding sequence ATGGACAAAAAAATTGCAATCGTAACCGGCGCGAGTCGAGGCATAGGCGAAGAAGTTTCCAAACAACTTTCCAAATCAGGGATCCACATCCTATGCGCTTCCCGCAAAAAAGAAGATTCTGAAAAAACCGCATCTTCCATCCAAAAATCAGGCGGCTCCGCAGAAACATTTGCACTGGATGTTTCCGATCCGGATTCCATCCAATCTTTCTTGAAAGATGTTCTAGCGAAGTATCCTAAAATCGACATACTAGTGAATAATGCCGGTGTGTATTTGGACAGTGGTTCTATCGAAAACACTACATTAGAAATGTTGCAAGGAACCTTGGATACGAACTTGATCGGACCTTTTCTTCTTTCTCAAAAGATCTTAGGTGTGATGAAGAAGAACGGCTATGGCAGGATCGTAAATGTCAGCTCAGGTATGGGTCAACTTTATGATATGAGTTCAGGCTATTCCGCATATCGTATTTCTAAAACTGCCTTGAATGCTCTTACTCGAATTCTTCATTCGGAATCTTCCGAAAAAGATATCAAAGTGAATTCAGTTTGTCCGGGTTGGGTAAGAACGGATATGGGTGGCAAGTCAGCAACTCGTTCCGTGGAACATGGTGCTGAGACTATCGTTTGGGCTGCACTTTTGGATAAGAGCGGGCCGAGCGGGATTTTTCTGAGAGATAAGAAAGAGATTCCTTGGTAG
- a CDS encoding sensor histidine kinase gives MNSLLVAHNSKAPFWKVFLATQVTTHCVCSIVEFSVEFLNRMNKGAFFTGAFLVVASAIASVLGVASGGIIHVLLLAGEGVERPHGGSYNILLSSLILALFISFLEKSMQILIERRKKMESELKDIQYRTFQNRMDPHYLFNTLNTIHSLLVTDPQKADNALILLSETYRFLSDRIFEKTIPFSEEWDFTVNYLELQRIRFSDSLTIKIKKVGDFSRLRIPPLTLQPLVENSFKHGLENRSEAGILEISAAESFGRIKIEIKNNGNEKQEHHLLPEYKKSEFSRTLNNIKSRLEYNFGEAELKLEKDKSGITTLRLEFASR, from the coding sequence ATGAATTCGTTGTTAGTCGCTCATAATTCCAAAGCGCCTTTTTGGAAGGTGTTCTTGGCTACCCAGGTGACCACACATTGTGTATGCTCCATTGTGGAGTTTTCGGTAGAATTCCTGAATCGAATGAACAAAGGTGCATTTTTTACGGGTGCCTTTCTGGTGGTCGCTTCTGCAATCGCATCCGTTTTGGGAGTCGCGTCAGGCGGGATCATCCATGTATTATTATTGGCAGGAGAAGGTGTAGAAAGGCCTCACGGAGGATCTTATAATATTCTTCTAAGCAGCTTAATACTAGCCTTATTCATTTCTTTCTTAGAAAAATCCATGCAGATCCTGATAGAAAGAAGGAAGAAGATGGAAAGTGAACTGAAAGACATCCAATACAGGACCTTTCAGAACCGGATGGACCCTCATTATCTATTCAATACTTTGAATACCATACATTCTTTGTTAGTAACAGACCCTCAAAAAGCGGATAATGCTTTAATTTTACTCTCAGAAACTTATAGATTCCTATCAGATAGGATTTTCGAAAAAACCATACCTTTCTCGGAAGAATGGGATTTTACGGTAAATTATCTGGAACTACAAAGGATCCGATTTTCGGATTCTTTGACGATCAAGATCAAAAAAGTGGGGGACTTTTCCAGACTTAGAATTCCCCCTCTCACATTACAGCCGTTAGTTGAAAATAGTTTTAAACATGGATTAGAAAATCGTTCCGAGGCAGGGATATTGGAGATCAGCGCCGCCGAAAGTTTCGGAAGAATAAAAATAGAGATCAAAAATAATGGGAACGAAAAACAAGAACATCATTTGTTACCTGAGTATAAAAAATCCGAATTCTCTCGCACCTTAAATAATATAAAATCCAGGTTGGAGTATAATTTCGGAGAAGCGGAACTCAAATTAGAAAAAGATAAATCCGGGATCACCACATTAAGATTGGAATTCGCATCAAGATGA